One Chitinophaga sp. H8 DNA window includes the following coding sequences:
- a CDS encoding DUF1015 domain-containing protein, translated as MAIIRPFKGLRPQEALAAKVAARPYDVLSAAEAKTAAAGNPYAYYHVSKSEIDLPDDTDVHSQPVYDKAAANLQRFIQEGTLLQDTTPHYYIYKLIMDGRAQVGLVCASAITDYNTGIIKKHEFTRPDKELDRINHIKTTRAQTGNVFLAYNDVPELNVIIDHWQQSQSPAYDFTADDGIRHTVWVINDPATVQDITVLFAQKVPCTYIADGHHRAASAALVQREFQEKGMIKSAEDPANFFLTTIFPASQLAILDYNRVVKDLNGLSKAELLSRLDYDFTVEAIGHLPQQPAMLHEFSMYLDHTWYRLVAREGTYTTDPIGILDVTILQQNVLDKLLGIKDQRTDKRIDFVGGIRGLQELVKRVDSGEMQVAFALYPVTIQQLFDIADSGQVMPPKSTWFEPKLRDGLLTHLIA; from the coding sequence ATGGCCATTATCAGACCGTTTAAAGGATTAAGACCACAAGAGGCATTAGCTGCCAAAGTAGCAGCACGACCATATGATGTGCTTAGCGCTGCTGAAGCCAAAACAGCTGCTGCCGGTAATCCCTACGCTTATTATCATGTGTCAAAATCTGAAATAGATTTACCTGATGATACGGATGTGCACAGCCAACCCGTATATGATAAAGCCGCCGCCAATCTGCAACGTTTTATCCAGGAAGGCACTTTATTGCAGGATACTACCCCCCATTATTATATTTACAAATTAATAATGGATGGCCGCGCACAGGTAGGACTGGTATGTGCTTCCGCTATTACCGACTATAATACCGGCATTATCAAAAAACATGAGTTTACCCGCCCCGACAAAGAACTGGACCGGATCAATCATATTAAAACCACCCGGGCACAAACCGGTAATGTATTCCTGGCATATAATGACGTCCCTGAGCTGAATGTGATCATTGACCACTGGCAGCAAAGCCAGTCACCGGCATACGATTTTACTGCAGATGATGGTATCCGGCATACCGTATGGGTCATAAATGACCCGGCCACCGTGCAGGACATCACCGTGCTCTTTGCACAAAAGGTACCCTGCACCTACATTGCCGACGGCCATCATCGGGCTGCTTCTGCGGCACTGGTACAAAGAGAGTTCCAGGAAAAGGGAATGATAAAGTCGGCCGAAGACCCGGCCAATTTTTTCCTGACCACCATCTTTCCTGCCAGCCAGTTGGCCATACTGGACTATAATCGCGTAGTAAAAGACCTCAATGGTCTCAGCAAAGCTGAATTATTATCCAGGCTGGATTATGATTTTACAGTAGAGGCCATTGGCCATTTGCCACAACAGCCGGCTATGCTGCATGAATTCAGTATGTACCTGGATCATACCTGGTACCGCCTCGTAGCCCGGGAAGGCACCTACACCACCGATCCTATTGGTATCCTGGACGTAACCATCCTGCAGCAAAATGTATTAGACAAGCTCCTGGGCATTAAAGACCAGCGTACTGATAAAAGGATCGATTTCGTAGGTGGTATCCGTGGCTTACAGGAGCTGGTAAAAAGGGTAGACAGCGGTGAAATGCAGGTCGCCTTTGCCCTGTACCCGGTTACCATCCAGCAGCTGTTTGATATCGCCGACAGTGGCCAGGTAATGCCCCCCAAAAGCACCTGGTTTGAACCTAAACTCCGGGACGGACTCCTCACCCACCTGATTGCATAA
- a CDS encoding TolC family protein, with protein MQLKRRHTGIACLVLLLMMISRAQAQQPITPGVVPLSAQQAVEFALANQTAVKTAKLDELIQLAKNKEVSGMALPSLSANGMYQDNPIIQKQLIDASNFDPSVPKGTLVPFEFGLKYNAVGEVKLNQTLFDPSVLVALQARKTLEDLVRKNVQKTEVDVKEAVYKAYYNVLSGRKALSILEGNITNLEKMLHEVKVSYDNGLVEKLDVDRLMVQLTNLRTEQTKLKNLLEVGTAALKYQMGMPIKQQIELTDSLSTSQIKAGVAEITDFDYTQRIEYQLLDAQKKANEYDLKRYKMKGLPTLSLFGTGGVSRASNKFNYFNSEMWYGYVGYGLNLSIPIFSGFQRKRQVDQAFLAVKKSEVSMENLRQSIDLQQEQSASTLRNNVLTLESQEKNMALAQDVYNTTQIKYREGVGSSLEMSTAETDLLKAQNNYFTALYDAVVAKIEYLKSYGKL; from the coding sequence ATGCAACTAAAAAGAAGGCACACCGGTATCGCATGCCTGGTGCTGCTGTTGATGATGATTAGCCGGGCACAGGCCCAACAACCTATTACCCCGGGAGTAGTACCATTGTCTGCCCAGCAGGCAGTGGAATTTGCACTGGCTAATCAGACAGCAGTCAAAACAGCCAAACTGGACGAGCTGATACAATTAGCCAAAAATAAAGAAGTAAGTGGAATGGCCTTACCGTCTTTGTCTGCAAATGGTATGTACCAGGATAATCCCATTATTCAGAAACAATTAATAGACGCTTCCAATTTTGATCCCAGTGTTCCTAAAGGTACACTGGTACCTTTTGAGTTTGGATTGAAATACAATGCGGTGGGCGAAGTAAAGCTCAATCAAACACTGTTTGATCCAAGTGTACTGGTAGCCTTACAGGCCAGGAAAACTCTGGAAGACCTGGTGCGGAAGAATGTACAGAAAACAGAAGTGGATGTGAAAGAAGCGGTATATAAGGCTTATTACAATGTACTTTCCGGCAGGAAGGCGCTGAGTATCCTGGAAGGGAATATTACTAACCTGGAAAAAATGCTGCACGAAGTAAAGGTGTCTTATGATAACGGACTGGTAGAAAAACTGGATGTAGACCGGCTGATGGTACAGCTGACAAATCTGCGTACTGAACAGACCAAATTAAAGAACTTACTGGAAGTAGGCACCGCAGCACTGAAATACCAGATGGGTATGCCGATCAAACAACAGATTGAGTTGACAGACTCTTTGTCTACCAGCCAGATAAAAGCAGGGGTTGCAGAGATAACCGATTTTGACTACACACAACGGATAGAATACCAGTTGCTGGATGCACAAAAGAAGGCCAATGAATATGATCTGAAAAGATATAAGATGAAAGGACTACCCACCTTATCTCTCTTTGGTACAGGAGGGGTTTCCAGGGCCAGTAATAAGTTCAATTATTTTAACAGTGAGATGTGGTACGGATATGTAGGATACGGATTAAATCTCTCCATTCCCATATTCAGTGGTTTTCAGCGGAAACGGCAGGTAGATCAGGCATTTCTGGCTGTGAAAAAATCGGAAGTGTCTATGGAAAACCTGCGGCAGAGCATAGATCTTCAGCAGGAGCAATCAGCTTCCACACTCCGGAATAATGTGTTAACACTGGAATCACAGGAAAAGAATATGGCGCTGGCACAAGATGTATATAATACTACCCAGATCAAATACCGGGAAGGG
- a CDS encoding YceI family protein, whose protein sequence is MRNFIVLIIAICGLTACQEAPKADKAKVTDAQIVETGTGHPYVVDTLTSRVAWVGTKPTGKHQGYFKLLKGTIYVKDSAINGGKFIINMHSLEDTDLAADPAMKVKLENELKGNLFFDVDKYPEATFEITSVTTFRPAVGDEILMKDATHTIQGNLTMKDVIKNIAFPAKISINASEILASATFNMDRTLWGMTYRADKSLQDKLINSMVNITFTIKAAR, encoded by the coding sequence ATGCGGAATTTCATCGTACTGATCATCGCTATTTGCGGGCTCACGGCCTGCCAGGAAGCGCCTAAAGCAGACAAGGCCAAAGTAACCGATGCACAGATCGTGGAAACCGGTACAGGTCATCCCTATGTGGTAGATACCCTTACCAGCCGGGTAGCCTGGGTGGGCACCAAACCTACCGGCAAACACCAGGGGTATTTTAAGCTACTGAAAGGCACCATTTATGTAAAAGACAGCGCCATTAATGGGGGGAAGTTCATCATCAACATGCACTCCCTGGAAGATACTGACCTGGCAGCAGATCCTGCGATGAAAGTAAAACTGGAAAATGAACTGAAAGGCAACCTCTTCTTCGATGTAGATAAATATCCGGAAGCCACCTTCGAAATTACCTCCGTTACTACCTTCCGCCCGGCTGTTGGAGATGAAATACTGATGAAAGACGCTACCCATACCATCCAGGGTAATCTTACTATGAAAGATGTGATCAAAAACATTGCCTTCCCTGCAAAGATCTCCATCAATGCCAGTGAAATCCTGGCAAGTGCTACCTTCAATATGGACCGTACCCTATGGGGAATGACCTACCGGGCAGATAAATCCCTGCAGGATAAGCTGATCAACTCCATGGTCAACATCACGTTTACAATAAAGGCAGCCAGGTAG
- a CDS encoding tetratricopeptide repeat protein: MHMRSSLLKTLLILGLFFSQTAVGQDAKELYSTASNFMRSGDYSNAILVLNQALQLEPDNYEYKKQLGFAFYLKGDMNRAKNIIEPLLNKKEADVQIFQMAGNIYQARQEWKTAQKLYDRGIKKFPGSGELYNDNGLLLLNFKMFDASLTNWIKGIEKDPNFPGNYYNAARTYYYSKDPVWCILYGEIFVNLESYTTRTAEVRDMLIESYKKLFNDPDIFSSIMPEEDSKKSRKKSGDFVAAFKQSIGKQIGVVTGGIDPETLIMLRTRFLLDWYSTHAEKFPFALFDFQRKLLRDGLFESYNQWIFGPVANQAAYRAWTTLHKQEYDKFTQFQRSHAFKLRPDEYYNDGKFTLLR, translated from the coding sequence ATGCATATGAGGTCATCTTTATTGAAAACATTACTGATTTTAGGATTGTTTTTTTCACAGACAGCCGTGGGGCAGGACGCTAAAGAGTTGTATAGTACAGCCAGCAACTTTATGCGGAGCGGGGATTATTCCAATGCTATCCTGGTATTAAACCAGGCATTACAACTGGAGCCCGATAATTACGAATATAAAAAGCAGCTGGGGTTTGCATTTTACCTCAAGGGGGATATGAACCGGGCCAAAAACATTATTGAACCGCTGCTCAATAAAAAAGAAGCAGATGTACAGATCTTCCAGATGGCCGGCAATATTTACCAGGCCCGGCAGGAATGGAAAACGGCCCAGAAATTATACGATCGCGGGATTAAAAAGTTTCCGGGAAGTGGGGAGTTGTACAATGATAATGGCTTATTGCTGCTCAATTTCAAGATGTTTGATGCCTCGCTGACCAACTGGATCAAAGGGATTGAAAAAGACCCGAATTTTCCGGGCAACTATTACAATGCCGCCCGTACCTATTACTATAGCAAGGATCCGGTATGGTGTATTCTATACGGGGAAATCTTCGTAAACCTGGAAAGCTATACCACCCGTACGGCAGAAGTACGGGATATGCTGATAGAATCTTATAAAAAGCTGTTTAACGATCCGGATATATTCAGCAGCATTATGCCGGAAGAGGATAGCAAAAAGAGCAGGAAGAAGTCCGGCGATTTTGTTGCCGCTTTCAAACAATCTATAGGCAAACAAATAGGTGTGGTAACAGGGGGTATTGATCCGGAAACGCTGATTATGCTGCGTACCCGTTTTCTGCTGGACTGGTACAGTACACATGCGGAAAAATTCCCTTTTGCGCTGTTCGATTTTCAGCGGAAGCTGTTGCGGGACGGGCTGTTTGAATCCTATAATCAATGGATCTTCGGACCAGTGGCCAATCAGGCAGCCTACAGGGCCTGGACCACCCTTCATAAGCAGGAGTATGACAAATTTACCCAATTCCAACGTAGTCATGCGTTTAAACTGAGGCCTGATGAATACTATAACGATGGGAAATTCACGTTATTGAGATAA
- a CDS encoding zinc dependent phospholipase C family protein has protein sequence MLTLHPRCCLLLILIFSVLPLKLSAWGFFAHKRINRLAVFCLPPEMLVFYKANLEYITIHAVDPDKRRYALAGEGARHFIDLDYYGMPPFNLLPRSWSQAVTRYSADTLQRYGVLPWHLETMLARLTRAFEARDPARILKLSADLGHYMADAHVPLHVCSNHNGQLTGQHGIHALWETRTPELLADRTFSYWAGKATYIEYPRQYIWQILIASAQAADTVLQYEKQLRNTFPSGQRYAFENRNGVLLRNYAEAYTKAYHRSMGNMVERRMQGAIAAVAAFWYTAWTNAGQPSLKTFTRITTSPEDEAAFRQLNLQWQRGKILGREHD, from the coding sequence ATGTTAACCCTCCACCCCCGTTGTTGCCTGCTGCTGATACTGATTTTTTCCGTATTACCTTTAAAGTTATCTGCCTGGGGATTCTTTGCTCACAAGCGTATCAACAGGCTGGCCGTCTTTTGCCTGCCTCCCGAAATGCTGGTCTTTTACAAGGCTAACCTGGAATATATTACCATCCATGCCGTAGACCCCGACAAGCGGAGGTATGCCTTAGCGGGGGAAGGTGCCCGGCACTTTATCGACCTGGACTATTACGGTATGCCTCCCTTCAACCTCCTGCCGCGGTCCTGGAGCCAGGCCGTAACCCGGTATAGTGCAGATACCCTGCAACGTTACGGGGTATTGCCCTGGCACCTGGAAACGATGCTGGCCAGGCTTACCCGCGCCTTTGAAGCCCGGGATCCCGCACGGATTCTTAAATTATCCGCCGACCTGGGGCATTACATGGCCGACGCCCATGTACCCCTGCATGTCTGCAGTAACCATAATGGCCAGCTGACCGGCCAGCACGGCATCCATGCATTGTGGGAAACCCGGACCCCCGAACTCCTGGCCGACCGTACCTTCAGCTACTGGGCAGGAAAAGCTACCTATATTGAGTATCCCCGCCAGTATATCTGGCAAATTCTGATAGCCAGTGCGCAAGCTGCAGATACTGTGTTGCAATATGAAAAACAGCTGCGTAATACTTTCCCATCCGGACAACGGTATGCTTTTGAAAACAGGAACGGGGTATTACTCAGAAATTACGCAGAAGCGTATACGAAAGCCTATCACCGGTCAATGGGTAATATGGTGGAACGCCGGATGCAAGGCGCTATCGCAGCCGTGGCGGCCTTTTGGTACACTGCATGGACAAATGCCGGCCAGCCATCCTTAAAAACATTTACCCGTATTACCACCTCTCCGGAAGACGAAGCTGCCTTCCGGCAGTTGAATCTCCAATGGCAACGCGGTAAAATCCTTGGCAGGGAACATGACTAA
- a CDS encoding TetR/AcrR family transcriptional regulator, with product MEVQERILDTAFGLFRQYGTRSITMDDIANKMGISKKTLYAHFADKDDLVVNAISRELKMMEENCATNRDRSSDAIQELFLVMKTLEQLFRNMNPVVMLDLQKFHAKAYQVFQEYRNNYLHNTVRENLERGIKEGIYRADINVDIMTLFRVSSAMLCFQPEAFPISGWDLSQVQRELLEHFLYGVASMKGYKLIEKYKQLSQTK from the coding sequence ATGGAAGTACAGGAGCGCATATTAGACACGGCTTTCGGCCTGTTCAGGCAGTATGGCACGAGGTCTATTACCATGGACGACATTGCTAACAAGATGGGCATTTCAAAGAAAACTTTGTACGCCCATTTTGCGGATAAGGATGATCTGGTGGTAAATGCTATATCGCGCGAGCTGAAGATGATGGAGGAAAATTGTGCTACTAACCGGGACAGGTCCTCGGATGCTATCCAGGAATTGTTCCTGGTAATGAAAACACTGGAACAGCTATTCCGGAATATGAACCCGGTAGTAATGCTGGACCTGCAAAAGTTTCATGCCAAGGCATACCAGGTATTTCAGGAATACCGGAACAATTACCTGCATAATACCGTGCGTGAAAACCTGGAACGTGGGATTAAAGAGGGGATCTACCGGGCAGATATCAATGTAGATATCATGACCTTATTCCGGGTATCATCAGCCATGCTTTGTTTTCAACCAGAGGCGTTTCCCATTTCGGGATGGGACCTGAGCCAGGTGCAGAGAGAGTTGCTGGAACATTTTCTATATGGTGTGGCCTCGATGAAAGGGTATAAACTTATCGAAAAGTACAAACAACTATCGCAAACCAAATAA
- a CDS encoding 2TM domain-containing protein, which yields METIQQRDERLWRIAKARAGFKSHLIIYLVINAGFWAIWFFTDNHNSGTPWPVWPGLGWGIGLAFQYFNAFHRDPFGDTLKEYEKLQAEQERRGL from the coding sequence ATGGAAACTATTCAGCAAAGAGATGAGCGGTTATGGCGTATTGCCAAAGCCAGGGCCGGTTTTAAATCTCATCTCATTATCTATCTGGTAATAAATGCAGGATTCTGGGCCATCTGGTTCTTTACAGACAATCATAACTCCGGTACTCCCTGGCCCGTATGGCCTGGATTAGGCTGGGGCATTGGTTTAGCTTTTCAATACTTCAATGCCTTTCACCGGGATCCTTTTGGAGATACGTTGAAAGAGTATGAAAAACTACAGGCCGAACAAGAAAGACGGGGATTGTAA
- a CDS encoding DUF502 domain-containing protein: MSPKLKLKVLASRILRYFFQGLLILAPIGITALTLYWAFVTIDNIIPKEFIPEGAPFEFLRYKGVGFALVLILVIVVGYLSSSFIIGRIFDLFDHLLERTPFIKYIYTSIKDVFDAFVGDKKKFDHPVLAQIYGVDVWEIGFITQTDVSNLGMEGYLAVYVPHAYAITGKVFIVPKEKVKPLENISAGEAMKFAVSGGVTNVVRRETEDPGV, translated from the coding sequence ATGTCTCCTAAATTGAAACTCAAGGTACTTGCCTCCCGCATATTACGTTATTTCTTCCAGGGATTACTGATACTTGCGCCTATTGGTATTACTGCACTGACCCTGTATTGGGCCTTCGTGACCATTGACAATATTATTCCCAAGGAATTCATCCCGGAAGGTGCTCCCTTTGAATTTTTACGCTACAAAGGTGTAGGATTTGCGCTGGTGCTGATCCTGGTGATAGTGGTGGGCTATCTCAGTTCTTCGTTTATTATTGGCCGTATTTTCGACCTGTTCGACCACCTGCTGGAACGTACGCCTTTTATCAAATACATCTACACTTCTATCAAGGATGTCTTTGATGCTTTTGTGGGTGATAAAAAGAAATTTGACCATCCTGTGCTGGCCCAGATCTATGGGGTAGATGTATGGGAAATTGGTTTCATCACGCAGACAGATGTCAGCAACCTGGGTATGGAAGGTTATCTGGCGGTATATGTACCACATGCCTATGCCATTACCGGTAAGGTGTTTATTGTACCTAAGGAAAAAGTAAAACCACTGGAAAACATTTCTGCAGGTGAAGCGATGAAGTTTGCCGTAAGCGGTGGGGTCACTAACGTAGTACGCAGGGAAACCGAAGACCCCGGAGTATAA
- the paaN gene encoding phenylacetic acid degradation protein PaaN, protein MLVTKHQNTIDNAVKANQERVFFAQYPEHPKAYGEEAPVKGTERYQQMLHQPFKQLLQTGETGWAGEETSPYTREKLGITYPIFSVEDLTKKAAIAGKDWAEVPVATRAAILIETLEKVKDHFFAIAHATMHTTGQSYMMSFQASGPHANDRALEAIAMGYQELQRFPSELMWEKPMGKISIKLKKTFRAIPKGTGLVIGCSTFPVWNSLPGIYADLITGNPVIVKPHPQAVLPIAIVVGAIQQVLQENGVDPNLCQLAADSTGQLITKDLCEHPAIRLIDYTGGSAFGNYVEGLPGKTVFTEKAGVNSVILDSVKDLDAVTQNLAFSVSLYSGQMCTAPQNFFIPEQGITTPSGIVPFNEVVQKLKDAVVSLTTNPKMGAGTLGAVQNDTTLNRAREIHNLGGKVILEGTAVSNEEFGNARVCAPAILEVSSADTHIYEKELFGPVILLIKTKDTAHAIQLARQMAQQHGAITCAAYTTSETTKTQIAAAMNSVFTPVSFNLTGFIWVNQHAAFSDFHVTGGNPAGNASFTNQEFIVKRFVWVGNRELAE, encoded by the coding sequence ATGCTCGTTACGAAACACCAAAACACGATTGACAACGCGGTAAAAGCGAACCAGGAAAGAGTATTCTTTGCACAGTATCCTGAGCATCCTAAAGCCTATGGGGAAGAGGCCCCCGTCAAAGGCACTGAACGTTACCAGCAAATGCTGCATCAACCGTTCAAACAATTGCTGCAAACAGGCGAAACCGGCTGGGCAGGAGAAGAAACCTCTCCCTATACCCGGGAAAAGCTGGGTATTACCTACCCTATCTTTTCCGTAGAAGACCTGACTAAAAAAGCAGCGATTGCCGGAAAAGACTGGGCTGAAGTGCCTGTTGCCACCCGTGCTGCCATCCTGATTGAAACACTGGAAAAAGTAAAAGATCACTTCTTTGCCATTGCACATGCTACCATGCATACCACCGGCCAGAGTTATATGATGAGCTTCCAGGCTTCCGGCCCTCACGCCAATGATCGTGCCCTGGAAGCAATTGCTATGGGATATCAGGAACTACAGCGTTTTCCCTCCGAACTGATGTGGGAAAAGCCGATGGGTAAGATCAGCATCAAGCTGAAAAAGACCTTCCGCGCGATTCCTAAAGGCACCGGTCTGGTAATAGGCTGCTCTACCTTCCCGGTGTGGAACTCCTTACCAGGTATCTATGCAGACCTCATCACCGGCAACCCGGTTATTGTAAAACCGCATCCGCAGGCGGTATTACCTATTGCAATTGTGGTAGGTGCCATTCAGCAGGTATTGCAGGAAAATGGTGTAGATCCCAATTTATGCCAGCTGGCTGCCGATAGCACCGGACAGCTCATTACGAAAGACCTTTGCGAGCATCCGGCGATACGCCTCATTGACTATACCGGCGGAAGCGCTTTTGGCAATTATGTAGAAGGATTGCCCGGCAAAACCGTATTTACAGAAAAAGCAGGTGTGAACTCCGTTATCCTCGATTCCGTGAAAGACCTGGATGCCGTGACGCAAAACCTTGCCTTTTCCGTATCCCTGTATTCCGGACAGATGTGTACCGCCCCACAGAACTTTTTCATTCCCGAACAAGGCATTACCACCCCTTCGGGTATAGTACCTTTTAACGAAGTGGTACAAAAACTGAAAGATGCCGTAGTAAGCCTGACCACCAATCCAAAAATGGGTGCCGGTACTTTGGGCGCCGTACAAAATGATACTACCCTTAACCGGGCCAGGGAAATACATAACCTGGGAGGTAAAGTAATATTGGAAGGCACAGCGGTGTCCAATGAAGAATTTGGCAATGCACGGGTATGTGCTCCGGCTATACTGGAAGTAAGCAGCGCAGATACCCATATTTACGAGAAAGAATTATTCGGGCCGGTGATCTTACTGATTAAAACAAAAGATACCGCTCATGCGATACAGCTGGCCAGGCAAATGGCGCAGCAACACGGTGCTATTACCTGTGCTGCCTACACCACCAGCGAAACCACCAAAACACAGATAGCAGCTGCCATGAACAGTGTATTTACACCAGTGTCCTTTAACCTGACCGGGTTTATATGGGTGAACCAGCATGCTGCCTTTTCTGATTTTCATGTTACCGGCGGCAATCCGGCCGGCAATGCCAGTTTTACGAACCAGGAGTTTATTGTAAAACGCTTTGTTTGGGTAGGCAACCGCGAGTTGGCAGAATAG
- the serC gene encoding 3-phosphoserine/phosphohydroxythreonine transaminase: protein MKVHNFNAGPSVLPNEVLYKASKALIDFEGSGMSILEIGHRTSPFIAVMEEARSLVKELMQLEDDFEILYLQGGATMQFLQVPMNLLENGDTAAYVDTGVWSNKAIKEAKSFGFVDVIASSKESNYNHIPKQFNIPPQAKYLHITTNNTIYGTQWQMTPVTDVPLVADMSSDILSRSMDFNKFSLIYAGVQKNMGAAGATMVAVRKSMLGKITRKIPTIMDYKLHIENGSMLNTPPVFAVYISMLTLRWLKEQGGITAIEKINDKKAAMLYDEIDHNPLFRGTVAKEDRSKMNVCFIMDKPEMEEEFLKFCAKEDIVGIKGHRSVGGFRASLYNALPLESVEVMVEAMKYFSLKKA, encoded by the coding sequence ATGAAGGTGCACAATTTTAACGCAGGTCCTTCTGTATTACCCAATGAGGTGTTGTACAAAGCCAGCAAAGCCCTGATCGACTTTGAAGGTTCAGGAATGTCTATACTGGAAATCGGTCACCGTACTTCGCCGTTTATAGCGGTGATGGAAGAGGCCCGCAGCCTGGTAAAGGAACTGATGCAACTGGAAGACGACTTTGAGATCCTGTATTTACAAGGCGGCGCTACTATGCAATTCCTGCAGGTACCTATGAATCTCCTCGAAAATGGTGATACGGCAGCTTATGTGGATACCGGTGTTTGGTCCAACAAAGCCATCAAGGAAGCCAAATCATTTGGATTTGTAGATGTAATCGCCTCTTCCAAAGAGAGCAACTACAATCACATTCCCAAACAATTTAATATTCCGCCCCAGGCCAAATATCTTCATATTACCACTAATAATACCATTTATGGTACGCAGTGGCAAATGACACCTGTTACTGATGTGCCCCTCGTGGCAGACATGAGTAGCGATATCCTGAGCCGCAGCATGGACTTCAACAAGTTTTCGCTGATCTATGCAGGGGTACAGAAAAATATGGGAGCCGCTGGTGCCACCATGGTAGCTGTGCGTAAAAGCATGCTGGGTAAAATTACCCGCAAAATACCTACCATCATGGATTACAAGCTGCATATCGAAAATGGTTCCATGCTCAATACCCCACCGGTATTTGCAGTATATATCTCCATGCTTACCCTTCGCTGGCTGAAAGAACAAGGTGGCATTACAGCTATTGAAAAAATCAATGATAAGAAAGCTGCAATGCTGTATGATGAAATAGATCATAATCCCCTGTTCCGTGGTACTGTTGCCAAGGAAGACCGCAGTAAGATGAATGTTTGTTTCATTATGGACAAACCGGAAATGGAAGAGGAATTCCTGAAATTCTGCGCAAAAGAAGATATCGTGGGTATCAAAGGCCATCGCTCTGTAGGTGGGTTCCGTGCCTCCCTTTACAATGCGTTGCCGCTTGAAAGTGTAGAAGTAATGGTGGAAGCCATGAAGTACTTCAGCCTTAAAAAGGCATAA
- a CDS encoding alpha/beta hydrolase has translation MMPSNHNRIQILYFHGGPGFNSNPEKHLLSAPFAAAGIELHLWNEPSILRPEGPLYEHAHAFYNYLEQAEQFLLQHYRGTPLVIMAHAFGAQAACFLCNRHPELIRQVFFIAPDISVTHADIHRFHHMISYYRGKKDKRADILSETLRYYNGKMDAATQNAFLLMYDSGCLFDYYWHDKQQMASFLSWYQPAEYNIDATAFFGVRQSWHPVQMRPSAIPAAAIFGMHDIIISRESETSLLQQWWPQLDTYELEATAHYPHIEATDAVLKLLLHA, from the coding sequence ATGATGCCATCCAATCATAACCGCATACAAATTCTTTATTTCCACGGTGGGCCGGGGTTTAATTCAAATCCTGAAAAGCACCTGCTTTCAGCACCATTTGCGGCGGCGGGCATTGAGTTACATTTATGGAATGAGCCTTCCATTCTTCGCCCGGAAGGGCCGCTTTATGAGCATGCACATGCCTTCTATAATTATCTTGAGCAGGCAGAACAGTTTCTGTTACAGCATTACCGGGGCACTCCCCTGGTTATAATGGCACATGCCTTTGGCGCTCAGGCCGCCTGTTTTTTATGCAACCGGCATCCGGAACTGATCAGGCAGGTATTTTTTATCGCTCCCGACATCTCTGTTACCCATGCCGATATTCACCGGTTTCATCATATGATCAGCTATTACCGGGGCAAAAAGGATAAACGGGCGGATATATTATCGGAAACACTGCGTTATTATAATGGTAAAATGGATGCTGCCACACAGAATGCATTCCTGCTGATGTACGACAGTGGCTGCCTGTTTGATTACTACTGGCATGATAAGCAGCAAATGGCCTCCTTTCTTTCCTGGTATCAGCCTGCTGAATATAATATTGATGCCACTGCCTTCTTTGGCGTACGTCAGTCCTGGCATCCTGTTCAGATGCGTCCCTCTGCCATACCAGCCGCAGCCATATTTGGCATGCACGATATTATTATCTCCCGGGAATCTGAAACCAGCCTGCTGCAGCAATGGTGGCCACAGCTGGATACCTATGAACTGGAAGCTACTGCCCACTATCCGCATATAGAAGCTACAGATGCCGTATTAAAGCTGTTATTACACGCATGA